The Fusobacterium perfoetens sequence GTGGAAAAGGTATGAGAATTGCCAGAAATGACCAAGAGTTAGAAAAAAATATAGTGGCTGCTCAAAATGAGGCTGAGGCTGCTTTCAACAATCCAGATGTTTTTGTCGAAAAATTTGTAGAAAATCCAAAACATATTGAGATACAAATCGTTGGAGATAAACACGGAAATATAATTCATCTTGGAGAAAGAAACTGTTCTATCCAAAGAAGAAACCAAAAACTTATAGAAGAATCTCCATCATTTAAACTTCCTGAAAAAGTAAGACGTGCTATGGGAGAAGCTGCAGTTCGTCTTGCAAAATCAATCGGATACGACTCAGCTGGAACATTAGAATTCTTAGTTGATTCAAACAACAAATTCTACTTTATGGAAATGAACACAAGAATCCAAGTTGAACATACAGTTACTGAGGCTGTTACAGGTTTAGATATTATAAAACTTCAAATCAGTCTTGCAGAGGGAGATAGACTTAATATCTCTCAAGAGGATATCATTCCTTATGGACATGCTATCGAATGTAGAATAAATGCTGAAGATACTAAAAATCATTTTATTCCTTGTCCAGGAAAAATAACAAAATATGTTGTTCCAGGGGGAATCGGTATAAGAGTTGATTCTCACTCTTACCAAGGATATGAAATATCTCCATATTATGATTCTATGATAGGAAAAATAATTACTTTTGGAATGGATAGAGAAGAGGCTATTGCCAGAATGAAGAGAGCTTTAAATGAGTTTATCATTGAGGGAGTTGAAACAACTATTCCTTTCCACTTAAAAGTCTTAGAAAATAAAAATTATTTAAAAGGTAACGTTACAACTTCTTTTATCGAAAAAGAATTTGGTTTATAAAAAAATAATAATAAATTATTTACAAATGAAGGAGGCTTTAATATGAATAACTTAGGAAACATTAAAATCGCTGATGATGTAGTAAAAACAATAGCTGCAAAAGCAACAGAAGATGTTGAGGGAGTTTATAAACTAGCCGGAGGTGTTGCTGACGAGTTTGGAAAAATCCTTGGTAAAAAAAGAGGAATAAATGGTGTTAAAGTAGAAGTTGGAGAAAAAGAATGTAGCATCGATACTTTCATAATTGTAAAACATGGTTATCCAATCTCTGAAGTTGCAAAAAAAGTTCAAGAATCTGTTCTTGAAGCAGTATCTAGTTTAACTGCTTTAAAAGTTATAGAAGTTAACGTTTTTGTTCAAGATGTAAAAATTGAAGATGTAAAAGGAATTAAAGACGAATCTGAAACTACTGGTGAAATAGAATAATAAAAGGACGTGATTTATATGTTTAAAAAGGTTCTATTTTTTATCGCTTGGGTAGGAATTTTTGTTCTTTCAGTGGCAGGAATAATTTTCTCTGTACGTCCATTAGATCAAAGATTATTACTAAGCTTTAAACCTGATCAATTACAGCACCCAATATATGTTATTTTCTTGGGTATATCTGTAGTTTATTTTGTTCTTTCATTAATAAAATTCTTTAGCCTTTTCAATAGAACTAATGGATACCTTATCAATGGTTCAAATGGAGAAGTTTTAGTATCTACTGAATCAATCAAAAGTATTATAAAAGAATCTCTTGAAAATGATACTGAAGTAAAAAATTTAAAAATCCTTTGTGGAAAAAGTGGAAAAAAATATAAAGTTACACTTTTTATAGATCTTCACACAACAAGAAGTATTGCAGAAAAATCTGCTGAAATTCAACAACTTATAAAAGATGAACTTTTCAAAAGACTTGAATTAGAAATAAGCGTTGTTGAAATAAAAATTTCTAAAGTTTCTACAAAAGCTGACTAATTCTATTAAGAGGTGATAAAAGTGTTAGAAGAGTTTATATATTCTTTTTTAGAAAATAGAAAAAAAATCTTAGGTGGAATTATTGGTTTTGTAGTTTCAATCCTATTTATTTCTTTTGGTTTACTATCTACATTGTTTATAGTTGCTATGACAATTCTAGGTTATAATCTTGGAAATATGGAATATAAAAATTTATTAACAAAATTTAAAGAATTATTAAGTAATATGCTTAATAAAATTGATACAAATTAGAAAAAGGGGAAGAAATGACTAGAAAAGCTGCTAGAGAGCAATTATTTAAATTAATATTTGAGGCAGAGATGAAAGAAACTGCTTTAAAAGATATTTTCGATTCTTTTATGCAAAGAGTTGTAGAAGATGAACTAGAAATATCTAATAGTTCTATGGAATTTATAAAAAAATACTGTTTAGGTATTGATGAACATTCTGAAGAAATATTAAATAAAATAAACAATACTATGGAAGGTTGGAGTTTTGACAGAATAGGAAATGTTGAAAAAGCTCTTTTAAAAGGTGCTGTATACGAACTTTCTTATGAAGATACTCCTAAAGAAATAGTT is a genomic window containing:
- the accC gene encoding acetyl-CoA carboxylase biotin carboxylase subunit, producing MKKLLIANRGEIAVRIIRAAKELGIKTVAVYSEADKDSLHVKMADEAVCIGPAAAIDSYLKIPNIIAAAEITGADAIHPGYGFLAENYRFAKICRIHNLIYVGPNHECIKQMGDKATARQKAIENDVPVTNGTGIIINIEDAKKEIAERIGYPVMIKATAGGGGKGMRIARNDQELEKNIVAAQNEAEAAFNNPDVFVEKFVENPKHIEIQIVGDKHGNIIHLGERNCSIQRRNQKLIEESPSFKLPEKVRRAMGEAAVRLAKSIGYDSAGTLEFLVDSNNKFYFMEMNTRIQVEHTVTEAVTGLDIIKLQISLAEGDRLNISQEDIIPYGHAIECRINAEDTKNHFIPCPGKITKYVVPGGIGIRVDSHSYQGYEISPYYDSMIGKIITFGMDREEAIARMKRALNEFIIEGVETTIPFHLKVLENKNYLKGNVTTSFIEKEFGL
- a CDS encoding Asp23/Gls24 family envelope stress response protein, giving the protein MNNLGNIKIADDVVKTIAAKATEDVEGVYKLAGGVADEFGKILGKKRGINGVKVEVGEKECSIDTFIIVKHGYPISEVAKKVQESVLEAVSSLTALKVIEVNVFVQDVKIEDVKGIKDESETTGEIE
- the amaP gene encoding alkaline shock response membrane anchor protein AmaP, which encodes MFKKVLFFIAWVGIFVLSVAGIIFSVRPLDQRLLLSFKPDQLQHPIYVIFLGISVVYFVLSLIKFFSLFNRTNGYLINGSNGEVLVSTESIKSIIKESLENDTEVKNLKILCGKSGKKYKVTLFIDLHTTRSIAEKSAEIQQLIKDELFKRLELEISVVEIKISKVSTKAD
- a CDS encoding DUF2273 domain-containing protein produces the protein MLEEFIYSFLENRKKILGGIIGFVVSILFISFGLLSTLFIVAMTILGYNLGNMEYKNLLTKFKELLSNMLNKIDTN
- the nusB gene encoding transcription antitermination factor NusB, with translation MTRKAAREQLFKLIFEAEMKETALKDIFDSFMQRVVEDELEISNSSMEFIKKYCLGIDEHSEEILNKINNTMEGWSFDRIGNVEKALLKGAVYELSYEDTPKEIVINETIELAKKYGDTKSFEFLNGVLAKFV